Part of the Candidatus Neomarinimicrobiota bacterium genome is shown below.
GGATCCGACAAAGATAGACACCTGTGGCAACCTGCAGACCTGCCTGTGATGCACCATTCCACTGTAAAGCATAACTGCCGGCGGACTGACTTCCAACCTGAAGTTGGTTCACCACGCGACCTTTAATATCGTATATGGTGAGAAAAACCTCGGCGGCTTCCGGCAGATCGTAACGAATGGTTGTGGTAGGATTAAAGGGATTGGGATAATTCTGATACAGCGCATAAGCTTCAGGAATTACC
Proteins encoded:
- a CDS encoding FlgD immunoglobulin-like domain containing protein, with amino-acid sequence VIPEAYALYQNYPNPFNPTTTIRYDLPEAAEVFLTIYDIKGRVVNQLQVGSQSAGSYALQWNGASQAGLQVATGVYLCRIQTASYSHVIKMLYLK